The Cyclobacteriaceae bacterium genome includes a region encoding these proteins:
- a CDS encoding FtsX-like permease family protein, with product MKEKDITDASGFPFRILKALCPPVLYEGVEGDLLEKFDKDERLFGVRKAKRKLFWNAIAFLRPGIILRNKFSGELNTITMLRSFLTITIRSLTKNIEYSIINIAGLAIGIASCILIYNYVQFENSFDQSHPDVDRLYRVNQTAIWSPNGGIMSSSGPQVAHALQNDYPEIEQVLRINTPGDYVVRSAENGGDIKAFRESKVLAADSNFFAFFDFKLNEGDYRTALIGKNKVVLSKEAAKKYFGDKPAVGQMLLFGDERTAVEVTGVTETQPANIHFHFDYLLSISTNENLKRFEWSFIWTQVVTYIKVRPGTNLTALEGKIQTITDRRVAPTFKRLGMDFSDFIRSKGGWNWYLQPVTDIRLESGEIFPRYEEVSDKVYVYILSGVAGFILLIASINFINLSTARATMRAKEVGVKKTLGAFRSSLIAQFQFESIFVTILATVLSLALAAIFKPLIFNLSGFDLPFNLAGNWNLILMIFLLPFVLGFIAGFYPAFYLTAFQPIYVLKGKLASGMKSGGLRNGLVTLQFTIAIALISITLIVFQQLRYISTMNLGLEKENVLLINYAEALGPQIESFRNEISAIDGVVDATVAAQIPGTGTSEDIFSKEGSQENLPINQAKIDDHYFSTLGLKLASGRQFKAGSVADSASVILNENAAQLFGWSPEEALGKFIVYPDKGKLEVVGVVKDFNFRSLHSPISPMLFFTLNSGLWGSERFIAIKFKTQDVSELMEKIEQHWKRLAVATPIEFQFYDELLARQYEDESKLGRLFGVFACFSIGVGIIGLIGLVAYSAEQRKKEIGIRKVFGASVTKIFVMMNSQYIKLIVIALVVATPFAWWAVQQWLDSFEYRIKISPIVFVIAGVSEIVLAVMCVGYLSLRAATLNPSTVLKEE from the coding sequence ATGAAGGAGAAAGATATCACTGATGCGTCAGGTTTCCCATTTCGTATTCTTAAAGCACTTTGTCCCCCGGTTTTGTATGAAGGCGTTGAAGGGGACTTGCTTGAAAAATTTGATAAGGATGAGAGATTGTTCGGAGTGAGGAAAGCAAAGCGGAAATTATTCTGGAATGCAATTGCATTTTTGAGACCCGGGATTATACTTAGAAACAAATTTTCAGGTGAGTTAAACACGATTACTATGCTAAGAAGCTTTTTAACGATAACGATCAGAAGTTTAACAAAGAACATTGAGTATTCAATTATTAATATAGCAGGCCTTGCGATTGGAATAGCTTCCTGCATTCTCATTTATAATTATGTTCAGTTTGAAAATAGTTTTGATCAATCTCATCCTGATGTTGATCGTTTGTATAGAGTAAACCAGACTGCTATATGGTCACCCAATGGAGGAATAATGTCTTCATCCGGCCCACAGGTAGCGCACGCTCTTCAGAACGACTATCCGGAGATCGAGCAGGTGCTGAGAATCAATACACCGGGAGATTATGTTGTTCGTTCCGCCGAGAATGGAGGAGATATAAAAGCTTTTCGTGAGAGTAAGGTACTGGCGGCTGACTCAAACTTCTTTGCATTTTTTGATTTCAAGCTTAACGAAGGCGACTATAGAACTGCTTTGATCGGCAAAAATAAGGTAGTGCTCTCAAAAGAAGCTGCGAAAAAATATTTCGGAGATAAGCCTGCGGTTGGCCAAATGCTACTGTTCGGGGATGAGCGTACTGCAGTGGAAGTGACAGGTGTTACAGAAACTCAGCCTGCGAACATTCACTTTCATTTTGATTATCTCCTTTCAATTTCTACAAACGAAAACCTTAAGCGGTTTGAATGGAGTTTTATATGGACTCAGGTGGTGACTTATATAAAAGTGCGCCCCGGAACCAATCTTACTGCTCTTGAGGGAAAAATTCAAACCATTACGGATCGTCGCGTGGCTCCCACTTTTAAAAGACTTGGAATGGATTTTAGTGACTTTATCAGGAGTAAGGGTGGATGGAACTGGTATCTTCAGCCAGTAACAGATATTCGCCTGGAATCAGGAGAAATTTTTCCAAGATATGAAGAGGTCAGTGATAAGGTATATGTTTATATCTTAAGTGGAGTTGCAGGATTTATCCTTTTAATTGCATCCATAAATTTCATTAATCTCTCCACGGCCCGAGCAACAATGCGTGCTAAGGAAGTCGGGGTGAAGAAAACACTTGGTGCTTTCAGAAGTTCGTTGATCGCACAATTTCAGTTTGAATCAATCTTTGTGACCATCCTGGCTACGGTCTTATCACTGGCATTAGCCGCAATTTTTAAACCCTTGATTTTTAATTTGAGTGGTTTCGATCTGCCGTTTAATCTTGCCGGAAACTGGAATCTTATCCTCATGATTTTTCTGCTTCCTTTTGTGCTTGGATTTATTGCTGGCTTCTATCCAGCATTTTACCTGACCGCTTTCCAGCCCATTTATGTGCTGAAAGGAAAATTAGCATCTGGAATGAAGTCAGGTGGCTTACGCAATGGCTTAGTTACATTACAATTTACCATTGCAATTGCATTGATATCTATTACTCTCATTGTTTTTCAACAGCTGAGGTACATTTCGACAATGAATCTTGGTCTTGAAAAGGAAAATGTTCTTTTAATAAATTATGCTGAAGCATTAGGACCTCAGATTGAATCTTTCAGAAATGAAATTTCTGCAATTGATGGTGTGGTTGATGCAACCGTGGCTGCCCAGATTCCTGGTACTGGAACAAGCGAGGATATTTTTTCTAAGGAAGGAAGCCAGGAGAACCTTCCCATCAACCAGGCAAAGATAGATGATCATTATTTTTCAACATTAGGATTAAAGCTTGCAAGTGGAAGGCAGTTTAAAGCAGGAAGTGTTGCGGATTCAGCTTCAGTGATTTTAAATGAAAATGCTGCACAACTTTTCGGATGGAGTCCGGAAGAAGCTTTAGGCAAATTCATTGTTTATCCTGATAAAGGAAAACTGGAAGTCGTTGGCGTGGTGAAGGATTTTAATTTCCGGTCTCTTCATTCGCCTATCTCACCAATGTTATTCTTTACACTTAACTCCGGATTGTGGGGAAGTGAGCGCTTTATTGCGATTAAATTTAAGACGCAGGATGTTTCGGAATTGATGGAGAAAATTGAGCAACATTGGAAGCGCCTTGCGGTGGCAACTCCAATTGAATTTCAATTTTATGATGAATTGCTAGCGCGTCAGTATGAGGATGAGTCAAAGTTGGGAAGACTTTTTGGCGTGTTTGCGTGCTTCTCTATCGGTGTTGGAATTATTGGATTGATTGGATTAGTGGCGTATTCCGCAGAGCAGCGTAAAAAAGAGATTGGAATTCGAAAAGTGTTTGGTGCATCGGTCACTAAAATATTTGTGATGATGAATAGTCAGTACATTAAACTCATTGTCATCGCCCTGGTAGTGGCGACCCCATTTGCATGGTGGGCGGTTCAGCAATGGCTTGATTCTTTCGAATACAGAATTAAAATCAGTCCGATTGTTTTTGTAATCGCAGGTGTGAGTGAGATCGTGCTGGCAGTTATGTGTGTAGGGTATCTTTCCTTACGAGCGGCGACTTTGAATCCTTCGACAGTGTTGAAAGAGGAGTAG
- a CDS encoding ATP-binding protein, translating into METPFIFGRIASGKNFTDREQEAQHLAGNFKAGVNTILISPRRWGKSSLVQQAAGLVTQQDKKIKFCFIDLYNVRTEQQFYQILAQEILRASSGKWADLMDNAKKFLGRFIPNLSFNPGNQSDFTLSLDWKEVTRQPDDILNMAEHIAKSKKIKFVFCIDEFQNIKTFESPLAFQKKLRSHWQKHQNVSYCLYGSKRNMMMEVFTSSEMPFYKFGDLMFLQKIRSEDWVPFLIKRFSGSGKKVIKEKEAKLLVSLAECHPYYVQQLAQQAWLRTPKICSEEIVLSAYDGVLLQLSLLFQNVTDSLTATQVNFLNAMLKGVEQFSAKQALNDYDLGTSANVLRIKDALVNKEILDINGNQIEFLDPMYKHWLQKYYFKIL; encoded by the coding sequence ATGGAAACTCCTTTCATCTTCGGGCGCATTGCCAGTGGCAAGAATTTCACGGATCGTGAACAGGAAGCTCAACACCTTGCCGGAAACTTTAAGGCAGGTGTAAATACCATTCTTATCTCCCCACGTCGGTGGGGTAAATCTTCACTGGTTCAACAGGCGGCAGGGCTTGTAACGCAGCAGGACAAAAAAATAAAATTCTGTTTCATTGATCTCTATAATGTTAGGACCGAGCAGCAGTTCTATCAAATTCTGGCACAGGAAATTCTTCGTGCATCCTCAGGCAAATGGGCAGATCTGATGGACAATGCAAAAAAATTCCTTGGACGATTTATTCCAAACCTAAGCTTTAATCCGGGAAACCAAAGTGATTTTACTTTATCACTTGACTGGAAAGAAGTTACCCGGCAGCCAGATGATATTCTGAACATGGCTGAGCACATTGCTAAATCAAAGAAAATAAAATTCGTTTTCTGTATTGATGAATTTCAAAACATCAAAACCTTTGAGTCTCCGCTCGCTTTTCAGAAAAAGCTCCGCTCCCATTGGCAAAAGCATCAGAATGTTTCTTATTGTCTTTATGGAAGCAAGCGCAACATGATGATGGAAGTTTTTACTTCTTCCGAGATGCCATTCTACAAATTCGGTGACTTAATGTTTCTGCAAAAGATCAGGTCCGAAGACTGGGTACCTTTTTTAATCAAACGTTTCTCCGGCTCGGGAAAAAAAGTGATTAAAGAGAAAGAAGCAAAACTCTTAGTGTCATTAGCGGAGTGTCATCCCTATTATGTTCAGCAACTAGCTCAGCAAGCGTGGCTGCGTACTCCAAAGATATGCTCTGAAGAAATTGTATTAAGCGCCTACGATGGGGTCCTGTTACAGCTAAGTCTGCTATTTCAAAATGTAACGGATAGCCTGACAGCAACTCAAGTCAATTTTCTGAATGCTATGCTTAAAGGTGTTGAGCAGTTCAGCGCCAAACAAGCACTAAATGATTATGACCTGGGAACTTCTGCCAATGTATTACGAATTAAAGATGCCCTGGTTAACAAGGAAATTCTGGACATCAATGGAAATCAAATTGAATTTCTGGATCCGATGTATAAGCACTGGCTTCAAAAATACTATTTTAAAATACTCTGA
- a CDS encoding PadR family transcriptional regulator → MSKEYIGEFEELILMVVSILQEEAYGNAIVTEIKKRVGRDSNLSAVHVTLYRLEDKGFVKSSMGGATTTRGGRRKRIFQITNSGMAMLRSMKESRTDLWKLIPQLKMVSVKG, encoded by the coding sequence ATGTCGAAAGAATACATCGGTGAATTTGAGGAGCTGATTCTGATGGTGGTGAGCATCCTTCAGGAGGAAGCATATGGAAATGCGATAGTGACCGAAATCAAAAAGAGAGTAGGGAGAGATTCGAATCTCAGCGCTGTTCACGTAACTCTTTACCGCCTTGAGGATAAGGGCTTTGTTAAATCCAGTATGGGTGGTGCGACCACTACGCGCGGCGGAAGGAGAAAAAGAATTTTCCAGATCACAAACTCCGGCATGGCAATGCTGCGCTCTATGAAGGAATCCAGAACAGATCTTTGGAAGCTGATCCCACAATTAAAAATGGTAAGTGTTAAGGGGTGA